In the Thalassoglobus sp. JC818 genome, one interval contains:
- the mgtE gene encoding magnesium transporter translates to MSSSIFHSLLEPDIVQMIQGNDELGLREFCTALYPGVVAEILEDMEPEEAWKVLKHAPAATQGEIFPFFDISFQIKLVELVGDKPLSRIIEEMSGDDRVDLLERMDPDHVETVLRLVAQAERSDIRKLLSYPEYSAGSIMTTEYASLPADISVKEALERLRVQAPSRETIYYIYITDEGRHLLGFLSLRKLILAKPTTRLEEIMQRDVICVRVDDDQEHVANEIARYDFIAIPVVDNQNRLVGIVTHDDAADVMQEEATEDAHLLGAVQPLEDGYVATPFLELAWKRGVWLVILLFAASMTAKVLQYFDPGDGGTWMVLFLPMVLASGGNAGSQSATLVIRALALHETDGRVSWIAWREVRIGALLGSILALISFVVAFLMIGIQASLVVTLTVFLVVTVGTLSGAMLPLGLKRLGMDPAFMSNPLIAALSDMLGVIIYYSTANAIVQLFATA, encoded by the coding sequence ATGAGCTCTTCAATCTTTCATTCGCTGCTTGAGCCAGACATCGTTCAGATGATTCAAGGGAACGATGAACTCGGCCTGCGCGAGTTTTGCACGGCGCTCTATCCGGGTGTCGTTGCAGAGATTCTGGAAGATATGGAACCGGAGGAAGCATGGAAGGTTCTTAAGCATGCTCCCGCTGCGACACAAGGGGAAATCTTTCCGTTCTTCGACATCAGTTTTCAGATCAAACTCGTCGAACTCGTGGGAGACAAACCTCTCTCGCGGATCATCGAAGAAATGTCAGGCGACGACCGTGTCGACCTCCTCGAGCGGATGGACCCCGACCATGTCGAGACGGTTCTGAGGCTTGTGGCCCAAGCGGAGCGAAGTGACATTCGCAAGCTGCTCTCCTATCCGGAGTACAGTGCTGGCTCGATTATGACGACCGAGTACGCGTCGTTGCCAGCTGATATTTCGGTCAAGGAAGCACTGGAACGACTGCGGGTTCAGGCACCGAGTCGTGAAACGATTTACTACATTTACATTACCGATGAAGGCCGGCATCTGCTGGGGTTTCTGTCGCTTCGAAAACTCATTCTCGCCAAGCCGACAACGCGACTTGAAGAGATCATGCAGCGTGATGTGATTTGCGTGCGAGTCGACGACGATCAGGAACATGTCGCCAACGAGATTGCCCGCTACGACTTTATCGCGATCCCGGTTGTCGACAATCAAAACCGACTCGTCGGGATTGTGACTCACGATGATGCAGCCGACGTCATGCAGGAAGAAGCGACGGAAGACGCCCACCTGCTCGGTGCGGTCCAACCGCTCGAAGACGGGTACGTTGCGACGCCGTTTCTTGAACTGGCCTGGAAGCGTGGAGTCTGGCTGGTGATCCTTCTGTTCGCTGCCTCGATGACAGCGAAAGTTCTTCAATACTTCGATCCCGGAGATGGGGGAACCTGGATGGTTCTCTTCCTGCCGATGGTGCTTGCGAGTGGAGGAAATGCGGGCTCTCAATCCGCAACACTCGTGATTCGAGCACTCGCACTTCATGAAACAGACGGACGTGTTTCCTGGATCGCCTGGAGAGAAGTTCGCATCGGTGCCTTGCTCGGCTCAATCCTGGCGCTGATTTCGTTTGTCGTCGCATTCCTGATGATTGGCATTCAGGCATCTCTTGTTGTGACTTTAACGGTTTTTCTGGTCGTCACGGTGGGAACGTTATCCGGAGCGATGCTTCCGCTCGGACTGAAAAGGCTGGGAATGGACCCCGCGTTCATGTCCAATCCGCTCATCGCTGCACTGAGCGACATGCTGGGAGTGATTATTTACTACTCCACAGCCAATGCGATCGTTCAACTCTTTGCGACAGCCTGA
- a CDS encoding metallophosphoesterase, with the protein MVFPRKIDGPVAVIGDIHGQVDKLLRVIEQLREMPDYQERWIVFIGDLVDRGPDPCGAIELFIELVCDHPKTTIVSGNHELAMAGSLGLFEGAEANHWGERWIDHYGSEQTFASYGVAAGNLPELRLMTPETHLQVLMHAPWIVEHPDYLFVHSGLDPEEGLQSQLETLRSRDFQLRRPEWLCSKTLPFHSPPSECLQVVVSGHAHVPQVIFAKKRILIDTTGGREGSLSCVLLPENQVINSDDFFALPPRFSPESEIAEVAL; encoded by the coding sequence GTGGTTTTTCCTAGAAAGATTGACGGCCCCGTTGCGGTCATTGGCGATATTCATGGACAAGTTGACAAACTCTTGCGGGTCATCGAACAGTTGCGTGAGATGCCCGATTATCAAGAACGATGGATCGTCTTCATTGGCGATCTCGTCGACCGTGGTCCTGACCCGTGCGGTGCAATCGAACTGTTCATTGAGTTGGTCTGCGATCACCCGAAGACAACAATCGTCTCGGGGAATCATGAACTTGCGATGGCTGGCTCTTTAGGTCTGTTCGAAGGAGCAGAAGCCAACCATTGGGGCGAAAGGTGGATCGACCATTACGGTTCAGAACAGACCTTCGCCAGCTACGGAGTCGCAGCAGGGAACCTTCCTGAACTTCGACTCATGACACCGGAGACGCACCTGCAAGTCCTGATGCACGCTCCCTGGATCGTCGAACACCCCGATTACCTCTTTGTTCACTCCGGTCTTGATCCCGAAGAAGGTCTGCAATCACAGCTTGAGACACTTCGCTCGAGGGACTTTCAGCTTCGTCGTCCGGAATGGCTCTGCTCCAAGACACTTCCGTTTCACAGCCCGCCAAGCGAATGCCTGCAGGTAGTCGTTTCTGGCCATGCACATGTGCCGCAGGTGATCTTTGCCAAGAAACGCATTCTGATCGACACGACGGGAGGCAGAGAAGGCAGCCTCAGCTGTGTTTTGCTACCAGAGAATCAAGTCATCAATTCGGATGACTTTTTCGCGCTGCCGCCACGGTTTTCACCGGAGTCGGAAATCGCGGAAGTCGCTCTCTAA
- a CDS encoding MFS transporter, translating into MTDPHAQTPEHGDRSAQGIYTKRFWIAFAANVMMVTANTMTFRFAEFVKFLGGTEETTGFIVSVGLLGSLFFRALLGQAIDTFGIRRIWLICASINMTGGLLMMTSSSIGIQLYLARIIFVVGLSGMFASSVSYIQSLAPVDRRTEIIGTFGASGFVGMILGAQLGDLVFLTFPNNSQLYYVLFGLVFLFGFLHTGLAFWLTSKDVHRRPEVSPPMHKLVVRYWPSSVLVVTVMMGIGFAVTMTFLTRYSTELGLSGIRTFFTAYAITAFTLRIIARQWSQSVGRHRLIAMGLCSHSLGHFLMTFVTQDFHFIMPAMCLGFGHALLFPCVVSMGAGAFPEQYRGTGTTVTLAAIDLGTILTAPFLGWIIDHYGFHPMFFVVSGTLGVVGITYGLLTSKLVDADVLMHRKKMEREAQVRHAHSVACGDSRPSLSAVIQNDPKTSEACLRQ; encoded by the coding sequence ATGACAGATCCACACGCCCAGACACCGGAACACGGTGACCGTTCTGCGCAGGGGATCTACACCAAACGCTTCTGGATTGCGTTCGCTGCCAACGTCATGATGGTGACCGCCAATACCATGACGTTTCGCTTCGCGGAGTTCGTGAAGTTTCTCGGGGGGACAGAAGAAACAACGGGATTCATCGTCAGCGTCGGTTTGCTCGGCTCGTTGTTCTTTCGAGCATTACTCGGTCAGGCAATCGATACGTTCGGAATTCGCCGCATCTGGCTGATATGTGCGTCGATTAATATGACCGGCGGATTACTGATGATGACGTCATCGTCCATCGGAATTCAGCTTTACCTGGCGAGAATCATCTTCGTTGTCGGGTTGTCGGGGATGTTTGCGTCGTCGGTGTCATACATTCAAAGCCTCGCTCCCGTGGACCGACGAACTGAGATCATTGGAACCTTCGGGGCCAGCGGCTTCGTGGGGATGATTCTCGGAGCACAACTCGGCGATCTGGTCTTCCTGACGTTTCCCAACAACAGCCAGTTGTACTACGTGTTGTTCGGTCTTGTCTTCCTGTTCGGCTTCCTGCACACAGGTCTCGCATTCTGGTTGACGTCGAAAGATGTTCATCGTCGGCCGGAAGTCAGTCCGCCGATGCACAAACTTGTCGTCCGTTACTGGCCTTCCAGTGTTCTGGTCGTGACAGTCATGATGGGCATTGGCTTCGCCGTGACGATGACATTTCTCACGCGGTATTCAACTGAACTCGGACTGAGCGGCATTCGAACGTTTTTCACAGCCTATGCCATCACCGCGTTCACATTGAGAATTATTGCCCGTCAGTGGAGTCAGTCCGTGGGACGCCATCGCCTGATCGCGATGGGGTTGTGTTCGCATTCGCTGGGACACTTCCTGATGACGTTTGTGACGCAAGACTTTCACTTCATCATGCCGGCCATGTGTCTCGGTTTCGGCCATGCACTGCTCTTTCCGTGTGTCGTTTCCATGGGAGCGGGAGCATTCCCCGAACAGTACCGCGGAACCGGAACGACAGTCACGCTGGCAGCGATTGATTTAGGGACGATTCTCACTGCACCGTTTCTGGGCTGGATCATCGACCATTACGGTTTCCATCCGATGTTCTTTGTCGTCAGTGGAACACTCGGAGTCGTTGGAATCACTTATGGCCTGCTGACCTCCAAACTTGTCGATGCTGATGTCTTGATGCATCGCAAGAAGATGGAGAGAGAAGCTCAAGTCCGCCATGCTCACAGCGTCGCATGTGGCGACTCTCGACCATCCTTGAGTGCCGTCATTCAGAATGACCCAAAGACCAGCGAGGCGTGCCTCCGGCAGTAG
- a CDS encoding DUF368 domain-containing protein yields the protein MTDQPDRNTREPIPSQADFANLGRGLLMGGADIIPGVSGGTVALILGIYERLVTAISHVDAKLVRLVAQRRVRDAAERIDLRLLIPLGIGILSGVIALGSVMHTLLEDHRQLTFAAFFGMISASCYLVFRLIGKPTAGNLALLAGGVVIAYGIVSLPGLKTPPDTLWYVFLCGAIAICAMILPGISGAFILLVLGKYHEITGIIKEVLKLKLSVSSVMTVIVFASGCLIGLISFSKLLRWLLAHRTAQTMSVLCGFMIGSLYKIWPFQIDTTPDIHEFKHKHFEPIPLTDVPLDGQLVLTIAVAVISAIGVLMLERLGSRKESITPESLPSDQDSLSA from the coding sequence ATGACTGACCAGCCCGACCGAAATACTCGTGAACCCATTCCTTCTCAGGCTGACTTTGCCAATCTAGGACGCGGGCTGTTGATGGGCGGTGCCGACATCATCCCGGGCGTCTCGGGTGGGACCGTCGCTCTCATTCTGGGCATCTATGAGAGACTCGTCACTGCGATCAGTCATGTCGATGCGAAGCTCGTCAGGCTCGTCGCTCAGCGAAGAGTTCGAGACGCGGCGGAACGAATTGATCTGAGGCTGTTGATTCCATTGGGAATCGGAATTCTCTCCGGTGTGATCGCTCTCGGAAGTGTGATGCACACGTTGCTGGAAGATCATCGACAACTGACTTTTGCTGCCTTCTTCGGGATGATCAGCGCGAGTTGTTATCTCGTGTTTCGACTGATCGGAAAGCCGACGGCCGGCAATCTCGCTTTGCTCGCGGGAGGAGTGGTCATTGCATATGGAATCGTCTCGCTGCCCGGACTCAAAACTCCTCCAGACACACTCTGGTACGTCTTTCTCTGTGGAGCGATTGCCATCTGCGCGATGATCCTCCCCGGAATCAGCGGAGCCTTTATCCTACTCGTGCTCGGGAAGTATCACGAGATCACCGGGATCATCAAAGAAGTTCTCAAACTCAAGCTTTCCGTTTCGTCAGTCATGACAGTCATCGTCTTCGCGTCCGGTTGCCTCATCGGACTGATTTCTTTTTCAAAACTCCTGCGATGGTTACTCGCTCACCGAACAGCACAAACGATGTCGGTGCTTTGCGGGTTCATGATCGGCTCACTCTACAAAATCTGGCCGTTTCAGATCGACACGACTCCTGACATCCATGAATTCAAACACAAACACTTCGAACCGATTCCACTGACCGACGTTCCGCTGGACGGTCAACTGGTTCTCACGATCGCGGTTGCTGTCATTTCTGCGATCGGAGTCCTGATGTTGGAACGGCTGGGGTCACGAAAAGAGTCCATCACCCCTGAAAGTCTCCCCAGCGACCAGGACAGTCTTTCAGCTTGA
- a CDS encoding DPP IV N-terminal domain-containing protein, whose translation MQPSLSRIATYSLLAFALSSHVFCESTTSAQGTADDYARSESLRKKWTGTVYRDRVDPHWSESGNDFWYRVQTGKNQYQYIVVNATSGTRQPAFNHEALAKQLSEKTGKSFDADRLDVESIEWNNDSTELTISIEELRVRSNLVDGTVEILEEDEEINQGSTPEADRDNSESQRERGRRSRGRTRSPDGKFRVQVDEGDLIVLEGDEEDSREILRGAGSSESKFTDSGAAWSPDLKKLVGFRRTDGQSHLVHYVESSPTDQLQPKTHSHQYLKPGDDIPQHFPVLFHLDTRSITEIDDELFSNPWMSIPRIHWLPDSSQFLFVYNQRGHQVLRVISVDAETGKARTIVDEQSDTFIDYAYKQFIEILPESNELIWMSERDGWNHLYLYDIANGEVKNQITSGDWVVRKVVRVDPQDRVVWFECSGVNHEQDPYYTHFARVNFDGSDFTVLTEGDGTHSVQLSPNERYLIDQWSRVDLPPQTELRDAQTGQLICQLEQADASELNDAGWIAPERFVTNGRDDQTQIYGIIFRPTNFQAGMKYPVIEKIYAGPHGSFVPKRFQEFHSAQEVAEIGFIVVQIDGMGTSNRSKAFHDICWQNLGDSGFPDRIKWIKKAAETYPEFDLSPGVGIYGGSAGGQSSTRALLAHGDFYSVAVSDCGCHDNRMDKIWWNELWMGWPIGPHYEEQSNVTNADKLQGKLFLTVGEKDTNVDPASTMQVVNALIKANKKFDMLVVPGHGHGVGEIPYMKRRRIDFFVEHLMGKTPPN comes from the coding sequence ATGCAACCTTCGCTCTCCAGAATTGCTACCTACTCGCTTCTTGCATTCGCACTCAGTAGCCACGTCTTCTGTGAATCAACCACGTCGGCCCAGGGAACCGCTGATGACTACGCTCGCTCCGAATCGCTTCGAAAGAAGTGGACGGGAACAGTCTACCGAGACCGCGTTGACCCCCACTGGAGCGAATCGGGAAATGACTTCTGGTATCGCGTTCAGACTGGCAAGAACCAGTATCAATACATCGTCGTCAACGCGACATCGGGAACTCGTCAGCCAGCTTTCAATCACGAAGCACTCGCCAAGCAACTTTCCGAGAAAACTGGCAAGAGCTTTGACGCCGACCGCTTGGACGTTGAGTCCATCGAATGGAACAACGACAGCACTGAACTCACCATCTCGATCGAAGAACTGCGTGTCCGGTCCAACTTGGTTGACGGAACGGTTGAGATTCTCGAAGAAGACGAAGAAATCAACCAAGGATCGACGCCGGAAGCGGATCGAGACAATTCCGAGAGTCAAAGAGAGCGAGGACGTCGATCTCGAGGTCGAACTCGATCGCCGGACGGCAAGTTTCGCGTTCAAGTCGACGAAGGAGACTTAATCGTACTCGAAGGGGACGAAGAAGACTCCCGCGAAATTCTTCGCGGAGCTGGTTCTTCAGAGTCGAAGTTTACGGATTCTGGAGCAGCGTGGTCACCAGATTTGAAAAAGCTCGTCGGATTTCGCCGCACTGATGGACAATCTCATCTCGTCCATTACGTTGAGTCCTCACCGACAGACCAGCTGCAACCCAAAACTCACAGCCATCAATATCTCAAGCCAGGCGACGACATTCCGCAGCACTTCCCGGTCCTGTTTCATCTCGACACTCGGTCGATTACTGAAATCGACGATGAGCTGTTTTCGAACCCCTGGATGTCGATTCCGCGAATTCACTGGCTTCCGGATTCGAGTCAGTTTCTGTTCGTCTACAACCAGCGCGGCCATCAGGTCTTGCGAGTCATCTCTGTCGATGCGGAAACAGGGAAAGCACGCACGATCGTCGACGAACAAAGCGACACCTTCATCGACTACGCCTACAAGCAGTTCATCGAAATACTTCCTGAGTCCAACGAGTTGATCTGGATGTCGGAGCGTGATGGATGGAATCACCTTTACCTGTACGACATTGCCAACGGAGAGGTCAAAAACCAGATCACTTCTGGCGACTGGGTTGTCAGGAAAGTTGTGCGAGTCGATCCTCAAGACAGAGTCGTTTGGTTTGAATGTTCAGGAGTCAATCATGAACAAGATCCTTACTACACTCACTTTGCACGCGTGAACTTTGACGGAAGTGACTTCACGGTGTTAACCGAAGGTGACGGAACTCACTCGGTTCAGCTTTCCCCGAATGAACGGTATCTCATCGACCAGTGGTCACGCGTCGACTTGCCGCCACAGACAGAACTACGCGATGCACAAACCGGACAGCTGATCTGCCAGCTTGAACAGGCCGATGCCTCGGAACTCAACGATGCTGGCTGGATCGCTCCGGAACGATTCGTCACAAACGGTCGAGACGATCAAACTCAGATCTACGGTATCATCTTCCGACCTACGAACTTTCAAGCTGGTATGAAGTATCCCGTGATCGAAAAGATCTATGCGGGGCCTCATGGATCTTTCGTCCCGAAGAGATTTCAGGAATTTCACTCTGCTCAGGAAGTCGCGGAGATCGGTTTCATCGTTGTCCAGATTGACGGGATGGGGACTTCGAACCGTTCAAAAGCATTTCACGACATCTGTTGGCAGAACCTCGGCGACTCCGGATTTCCCGACAGGATTAAGTGGATCAAGAAAGCTGCCGAGACCTATCCGGAATTCGACCTCTCGCCTGGAGTCGGAATTTACGGTGGCTCCGCAGGCGGACAAAGTTCAACACGCGCACTGCTCGCACATGGCGACTTCTACAGCGTTGCTGTCTCAGACTGTGGGTGTCACGACAACCGTATGGACAAAATCTGGTGGAACGAACTGTGGATGGGCTGGCCCATCGGCCCGCATTACGAAGAACAGTCAAATGTCACGAATGCGGACAAGTTGCAAGGCAAGCTCTTTCTGACTGTCGGAGAGAAAGACACGAACGTCGACCCCGCCTCAACGATGCAGGTCGTGAATGCTCTCATCAAAGCGAACAAGAAATTCGACATGCTTGTCGTGCCGGGCCACGGTCACGGAGTCGGCGAAATCCCTTACATGAAACGAAGACGCATCGACTTCTTCGTTGAACATCTCATGGGAAAAACTCCTCCCAACTAA
- the ispF gene encoding 2-C-methyl-D-erythritol 2,4-cyclodiphosphate synthase has protein sequence MAMGESTEWRVGLGHDTHRLEAGRRLVIGGVDIDHHLGAVAHSDGDVLLHALTDAILGALGWGDIGEWFPDTAAEHEGADSAELLSKVLTRAFAAGWQVNNVDGIVFAQKPKLSPYKQQIANRVAELLQIPADRVNVKAKTGEKVGPVGREEALCAEVVIMLVKKPEGE, from the coding sequence ATGGCGATGGGGGAGTCTACCGAATGGCGAGTTGGTCTCGGGCACGATACCCATCGACTGGAAGCAGGACGTCGACTTGTTATTGGAGGCGTCGACATCGACCATCACTTGGGAGCGGTCGCGCACAGCGATGGTGACGTCTTACTTCATGCCCTGACGGACGCAATTCTCGGTGCGCTGGGCTGGGGAGATATCGGTGAGTGGTTTCCCGACACAGCTGCTGAGCACGAGGGAGCCGATTCCGCCGAGTTGCTATCGAAAGTGCTCACTCGAGCGTTCGCAGCTGGCTGGCAAGTTAACAACGTTGACGGAATTGTCTTCGCGCAGAAGCCAAAGCTGTCCCCCTATAAACAGCAGATCGCCAACCGCGTCGCGGAACTGCTTCAAATCCCTGCGGACCGAGTGAACGTCAAAGCGAAGACAGGCGAGAAAGTCGGACCAGTCGGTCGCGAAGAAGCCCTCTGCGCCGAAGTGGTCATCATGCTCGTGAAGAAGCCTGAGGGCGAGTAA
- the csrA gene encoding carbon storage regulator CsrA translates to MLVLTRKKNETIQIGDDIVIKVISTGRGKVKIGIDAPAHVRVLRGELDTTLRNTNVTSTDSTIKV, encoded by the coding sequence ATGCTCGTTCTCACACGCAAAAAGAATGAAACGATTCAAATCGGCGACGACATCGTCATCAAAGTGATATCAACAGGACGAGGCAAAGTGAAGATCGGAATCGATGCTCCTGCTCATGTCCGAGTTTTGCGAGGGGAGCTCGACACGACCCTTCGAAACACAAATGTGACCTCAACTGACTCGACCATCAAAGTTTGA
- a CDS encoding S41 family peptidase yields MSHSIKNNLTSTFVATLAFLVLLGGGFAHSEMAIQHVEKSRPTFFSHTNELNSVARTESRFDISHDDRGMPLAREDVAPIRTAVVPGRGQSSPTLPSYTPTTPGYSNPVQPQFPSQPQYIVPGTGAPSSPINIPTQNPSTPQTPDQKQTEITSRFSDPKMLGFLSNASMQQLTSLYHEVSRMIDARHVNPVSYEVRVASSVEYLVAALSNPTFLRATGASANQNTIRQTQSELLQITRSQPARSATEAVGVMQWTAELVNRQLGIRREAVALEFINGTIDSLDQYSAFMPLASAYAPGATTDPIRTVSLEENIVGIGVELETHPRGAILVGVVDNSPASELGLQEGDIIVAVNRQSTNGLDLNAVAGKLGGSIGTVITLDIDRNGQLYRGNVTRRSIYVSSVTGTKMIDTQNKVGYVRLKQFSASSRKDLEAALWSLHNQGMKSLVMDLRGNPGGLLDQAIEVSNLFVPCGTIVSTKGRNVSDNSQEQATYQQTWNTPVVVLVDKNSASASEIFAAAIQENGRGVIVGRQSYGKGTVQTHFPLETVSAQLKLTTAKFYSPKGREMAGAGVTPDVYVPESTSTGTAGTNRDSDINAALAQISQGIPFQMAQQAASCRNGSPQVNLQTVPSTTPSINTLPLQLNLSSN; encoded by the coding sequence ATGAGCCACTCAATCAAAAACAACCTGACCAGCACTTTCGTCGCAACTCTTGCTTTTCTCGTTCTCCTCGGTGGTGGATTCGCCCACTCTGAGATGGCGATTCAGCACGTCGAGAAAAGCCGACCAACCTTCTTCTCACACACAAATGAGCTGAACAGCGTTGCTCGTACTGAAAGTCGCTTCGACATCTCTCATGACGATCGCGGAATGCCGCTCGCCCGTGAGGACGTCGCCCCGATCAGAACGGCGGTGGTGCCGGGACGGGGACAGTCGTCACCGACTCTCCCGTCTTACACACCGACCACTCCAGGATACTCAAATCCTGTCCAACCACAGTTCCCGTCACAACCTCAATACATTGTTCCGGGAACCGGTGCCCCTTCGTCACCGATCAACATTCCAACCCAGAATCCATCCACTCCTCAAACACCAGACCAAAAGCAAACTGAGATTACTTCGCGTTTCTCAGACCCGAAGATGCTTGGATTCCTTTCCAATGCCTCGATGCAGCAGTTGACCAGCTTGTACCACGAAGTCTCTCGAATGATTGATGCTCGACACGTAAATCCAGTGTCATACGAAGTTCGAGTCGCTTCATCGGTCGAGTACCTCGTCGCTGCCTTGAGCAATCCAACATTCCTGCGAGCCACTGGAGCATCTGCCAACCAGAACACCATTCGCCAGACTCAATCGGAACTGTTGCAGATCACCCGCAGCCAGCCTGCCCGATCCGCAACCGAAGCTGTCGGGGTGATGCAGTGGACTGCCGAACTCGTGAATCGCCAACTCGGAATTCGCCGTGAAGCAGTTGCCCTGGAGTTCATCAACGGAACGATCGACTCACTCGATCAGTACTCAGCCTTCATGCCTTTAGCCAGTGCCTACGCTCCGGGAGCCACGACCGATCCAATTCGAACCGTGAGCCTCGAAGAGAACATCGTGGGAATTGGTGTGGAACTCGAAACTCATCCACGAGGAGCGATTCTGGTGGGAGTCGTTGACAACAGCCCAGCCAGCGAACTCGGACTTCAAGAAGGAGACATCATCGTCGCTGTTAATCGTCAGTCGACAAATGGTCTCGACCTGAATGCTGTCGCTGGAAAACTCGGCGGATCAATCGGAACTGTGATCACCCTGGACATTGACCGTAACGGACAGCTGTACCGCGGAAACGTCACTCGTCGCTCAATCTACGTGAGCAGTGTGACAGGCACAAAGATGATCGATACGCAAAACAAAGTCGGCTACGTTCGCCTGAAACAGTTTTCAGCATCCTCCCGAAAAGATCTCGAAGCAGCCCTTTGGTCGCTTCACAATCAAGGCATGAAATCGCTGGTCATGGACCTGCGAGGAAATCCAGGCGGATTGTTGGATCAGGCGATTGAAGTTTCCAACCTGTTCGTTCCTTGTGGAACAATCGTTTCAACAAAAGGCCGAAATGTTTCTGACAACAGCCAGGAGCAAGCCACTTACCAACAGACCTGGAACACACCTGTTGTGGTCCTCGTCGACAAAAACTCAGCAAGTGCCAGCGAAATCTTTGCCGCAGCGATTCAGGAAAACGGTCGCGGTGTGATCGTCGGACGACAATCGTACGGAAAAGGAACTGTTCAGACTCACTTCCCACTGGAAACGGTTTCTGCTCAGTTGAAATTGACAACAGCTAAATTCTACTCCCCAAAAGGACGCGAAATGGCTGGAGCCGGTGTCACCCCTGACGTTTACGTTCCAGAATCGACTTCAACCGGAACTGCCGGAACAAATCGAGACTCGGACATCAATGCAGCCCTGGCTCAAATCAGCCAAGGAATCCCATTCCAAATGGCACAGCAAGCAGCATCTTGCCGAAACGGAAGTCCACAAGTGAACCTCCAAACGGTCCCCTCGACGACTCCTTCAATCAACACTCTACCACTTCAACTGAATCTGTCGAGCAACTAA